The Mytilus edulis chromosome 12, xbMytEdul2.2, whole genome shotgun sequence genome contains a region encoding:
- the LOC139497545 gene encoding uncharacterized protein, translated as MLKLNQDKTELIVFAPKHRVKQLSKYELPFDGTILSDANLGLFFDKTLSMEQQVTAVSKSCYDQIRTIGNIRSYITENACKTLVCSLVTSRLDYGNALLHNVNSSTIARLQRVQNTAARLITRKRKFDSITPVLMQLHWLPVQYRSHFKLLLYVFKALHDKAPKYLEELIVPYAPIRTLRSENEGLIMKPRDVRTKTYGERRFDRAGATLWNDLPIHLRKEQSLPRFKKRVEDTYF; from the coding sequence ATGCTGAAACTGAATCAGGACAAAACAGAGCTCATCGTTTTTGCCCCTAAACATCGAGTCAAACAGTTATCAAAGTATGAGCTACCCTTCGATGGCACTATTTTAAGTGATGCGAATCTGGGATTGTTCTTTGATAAGACCTTGAGTATGGAACAGCAGGTAACAGCCGTCTCAAAATCATGTTACGACCAGATTCGAACCATCGGAAACATTAGATCGTATATCACCGAAAATGCGTGTAAGACACTAGTCTGCTCTCTTGTCACCTCCAGATTAGACTATGGGAACGCTTTGCTACATAATGTAAACTCTTCCACTATAGCAAGACTGCAACGCGTTCAAAACACAGCAGCTAGACTTATCACAAGAAAAAGGAAGTTTGATTCTATAACACCTGTTCTGATGCAGCTACATTGGCTCCCCGTGCAATACCGATCAcattttaaacttttactttaCGTTTTTAAAGCATTACACGATAAAGCACCTAAATATTTGGAAGAACTGATTGTACCATACGCTCCTATTAGAACACTTCGGTCAGAAAATGAAGGACTCATAATGAAACCAAGAGATGTCCGCACTAAAACATACGGCGAAAGACGATTCGACCGAGCTGGAGCTACATTGTGGAATGACCTACCAATTCATTTACGTAAAGAACAATCGCTTCCTCGTTTTAAAAAAAGGGTTGAAGACACATATTTTTAG